One genomic region from Brassica napus cultivar Da-Ae unplaced genomic scaffold, Da-Ae ScsIHWf_1229;HRSCAF=1756, whole genome shotgun sequence encodes:
- the LOC106447789 gene encoding DNA repair RAD52-like protein 2, chloroplastic gives MLSFYAPGWCGEVRDVIFSENNVTVVYRLTIRGSDGEAHRESTGTVTITDDVIEDPVAAAEEIAFCRACARFGLGLYLYHEE, from the exons ATGCTCAGCTTCTACGCACCTG GTTGGTGTGGAGAGGTTCGTGACGTCATTTTCTCAGAGAATAATGTCACTGTTGTTTATCGTCTTACCATTCGTGGCTCTGATGGTGAG GCACACCGAGAATCCACTGGCACAGTAACGATCACTGACGATGTGATCGAGGATCCAGTTGCTGCAGCTGAGGAAATAGCATTTTGCAGAGCATGTGCTCGATTTGGTCTCGGCTTGTATCTCTATCACGAAGAGTAG